From the genome of Halorussus caseinilyticus, one region includes:
- a CDS encoding 6-hydroxymethylpterin diphosphokinase MptE-like protein gives MNYETWRPIYERVLSDFGFGREADELARDVLAELTRPFELADLDVSGRTVAVAGAGPSLTDADQLARARGADAVFAASTAADDLRDAGIGVDCMVTDLDKNPETARELTAEGVPVAAHAHGDNVPAVREWVPKFDAGSVLPTTQARPVAHVRNFGGFTDGDRAAFLADHLGAAELRFVGWDFDDPAVGEAKAKKLAWAARLLRWLEVRRGEEFEILDGRREGIDVTDFPDA, from the coding sequence ATGAACTACGAAACGTGGAGACCAATCTACGAGCGCGTCCTGTCGGACTTCGGGTTCGGCCGCGAGGCCGACGAGCTCGCCCGCGACGTGCTGGCCGAACTGACCCGGCCGTTCGAACTCGCCGACCTCGACGTGTCGGGCCGGACTGTCGCCGTCGCGGGCGCTGGTCCGTCGCTGACCGACGCCGACCAGCTCGCGCGCGCTCGCGGGGCCGACGCCGTGTTCGCGGCTTCGACGGCCGCCGACGACCTGCGGGACGCGGGAATCGGGGTCGATTGCATGGTCACGGACCTCGACAAGAATCCCGAGACGGCCCGCGAGCTCACCGCGGAAGGCGTCCCGGTCGCGGCCCACGCCCACGGCGACAACGTTCCGGCGGTCCGCGAGTGGGTGCCCAAATTCGACGCCGGGAGCGTCCTGCCGACCACGCAGGCCCGGCCGGTCGCTCACGTCCGGAACTTCGGTGGGTTCACCGACGGCGACCGGGCGGCGTTTCTCGCCGACCACCTCGGCGCGGCCGAACTCCGATTCGTTGGATGGGACTTCGACGACCCCGCCGTCGGCGAGGCGAAAGCGAAGAAGTTGGCGTGGGCCGCGCGACTGCTCCGGTGGTTGGAGGTTCGGCGCGGCGAGGAGTTCGAGATTCTGGACGGTCGCCGCGAGGGAAT